The Mangifera indica cultivar Alphonso chromosome 19, CATAS_Mindica_2.1, whole genome shotgun sequence nucleotide sequence AAAATAAGAGACATGCTCTTTGATATAGTTGAAATGAGAGATACACTTAAATCCTCATGCTTTCTCAAAAATGGCTAATATGAGATCCTTGATTGTAAATAACTTAAGTTACTATAATAAGGTTCATGGTTTGACaacattaaatttgatttcttagaGTTAAGATGCCTTTGTTGGGATCATTCCCCTTCCCATTGTTGCCTTTGAAATTTGATCTTGATAACCTTGTTGTGAAGTTACaattcaaagaataaaaaatttgtttgaaaactaatcaatttttgttctaaaacAGATCAAAATGAAAAGATGAACATAAGTGCGAGTGCAAGCAGGTGTGCGCGGGTGCGTATGGGCGGTACAAGTGCATGCAGGTGGTTATGGGTGCGTGCAATAAGTACGGGTGCATATTGGTGCATGTGGATGTGCGCAAGTGCGTATGGGTGCATATGGATGCATACAAGTGTGTATGGGTGTGTGTGGGTACGTATGGGTGCATGCGGATGCGTATGGGTGCATACAAGTGGGCACAGGTGCATATGCGTGCGTGTAAGTATGTATGGATGTGTGCGAGTGCGTACGGGAGCGTGCGGGTGTGTGCGGGTGCATATGCATGCTTGTGAATTTGTATAGGTGCCTATGGGTGTGTGCAAGTGCTATGGATGTGTGCGAGTGCGCACATGTGCATGTGGGTGAGTACGGGTGCACATGGGTGCATACAGGTGCATATGCGTGAGTGTGGGGTGCGTATAAGTGCATGTAGGTGTGTGCGAGTGCGTATAGGTGCATGAGGGTGTGCACGGGTGCATGTGGGTGCACGCGGGTACATATGGATGCATATGGGTGCGTATGGGTACACGTGGGCGCGAAAGCGCGTgggtgtgtatatatatataacaaaagtGAGCAAGGGTGTGTGCACATCTGCACAGTAGACTTGACCACAATTCATAAACAATTAGTTTTGTTTCAAAACCACTAgttcacggttcaaaaaaataagaaccctAAACTAGAATCGTTACATGATGGTTTGTAACTGATTTAGAACCAATATTGAACCAACGGTTCTAATTCATGGCCCCGATTCGAAACTGACATTGAATCGTCAGTTTTGATTCATGAccccaatttatttttaattaataattataataattaaaaattaaaaaaaaaagcttggacttaatttttcagttCAGTTAAGTTTTCTATGTATCCTTTTGGGGTTTAAAAGAATCAAAGTCTATGTAATTCTCTTATCTTTATGTATTCGATAGCCGGTAGtcacccccttaccttatcattcaccttcGCTATCTTGACTTCAAGTtctcgtcatcgaactatccatAGTTAAATCAAAAGGTTCTTCATTAAGTctacttttatatcttgttggcgtaattctACTTTTGTCCAATCATCAACGTATAGTTGAACTTCAATAGATTCGgaagccaaacttgatcgtctctcatccaatatattgctctcttgactaaaagtttgttctactACGACAGTTGACGTCGGTACTACTAGAACTTGTTTAGTAATAGATACTAATATTGGAAAGATTGATGTATGTTAACTCCACTATTCTAGAACTGGAAAGTCATTATCTATATTGCTATCACCAAACTCATAAGTAgtacttaaataaatatcaagctctaAGGTGGAGCCTGCATCATAATATGATCaccataactaatattttgggTCGGTGATGGAGCAATAGATggtagagagaaaaaagaatcaCCTTagttaccataaattaatgaatattcagcataaatttctttaattaaattcgtaatggtagttatagttaatgaaatattaacttcatcctcatAATCTAATTGCatgcattcataatataatgttaaataatctaTAACACCAACTAATTTAAAcctaagatttaaaaaaaaaaaagcaacaagaaaaattcCTGGAATTTCTTTATcgtaatttaaccattttgttttctttacaaaaatagttttttttaaaataacatcttgTTCGATCTCTTGTAAAGTTCCAATACTATTAAGGGCTTCATTTTAAAACACTCATATGGGTATGCGCACTTCTTTGCATTTTGCACATCAGCATGCACCTACACACACCCATATGCACCTATACACACCCGTGCTCACCTACACGCATCCACGGACATCCATACGCATGCGCTTGCACCTGTCCACGCCCTACGCACCCATGCACACTCGAATGCACCTGCACGCACCTACTCGCACTCGCACCATTCTTCATACTTATgttcatctttttattttgatttgtattagaacaaaaattgattagttttcaaataagtttttgattCTTCGAATCATAACTCACCAAACATAATATGCtaaaagattgaagaaaaaatCTATAATGAATCTAACGTAATTAGTCGAGAGAGTGACATAATTAGCTAAGATGggtattattaaaaacaaaattaaatttgtttaaaaaattaaaatcatagtaagtttgcttaaaaagattTACACGAAAAAATTagtgcttattttaattaatatccctataaAATGTTACGGTGGAAAGTCATCAAATGCGTAACAAggacaataatattttttaatttaaatttcggTCATATAACTACAAAAggttatgaaatttttaaacaccCCTAGTTTTCATCACAACAATAAATAACCCATTGCGAGCCATTTCCAAGAAATTCCTGAGAAGAAGCAAAAGCAAAGATATTGAAcccataaaaagataaataaacttCAAACTCTGTGAAAAGACAAGGAGTCTTGTTGCTTTAGTCAACTGCGATggcctcttcttcttcttcatcttctcaaGTGAAGTATGATGTTTTCCTCAGTTTCAGAGGTGAGGACACTCGAGACAATTTCACCAGCCACCTCAATGCAGCTTTGTGTTGGAGAAAGATTGTTACTTTCATCGGTGGTGAACTTGTAAGAGGAGATGAGATTTCACCATCTCTTTTGAATGCAATTGAAGGATCAaagatttcaattattattttctctaaggGTTATGCATCTTCTACATGGTGCCTCCAAGAGCTTGTACAGATCCTCAATTGCAAGAGAATGTTCGGTCAGATTGTGATTCCAGTGTTCTATCATGTAAATCCATCAAATGTAAGGAAGCAGTCAGGGACTTATGGAGATGCATTTCGTAAGCATGAAGTAAGATATAGCAAGAGGAAAGAGATACTGCAGATATGGAGGAATGCTTTGACGGAAGCAGCCAATTTATCTGGCTTTGATTCAAATTCCATCAGGTGAAcgctttttcttttatattttttaacaaaattccattttaattgtttgaagATAGAATTAGGATTTATGTTTATAAGGGACATAAGATTTTTAGACAATCATAATACAAgggtttaataaattttgtaaggaataaaactttaatcaagaaaaaaaatgataaatgggttcaaataagataataggTGGCAGACCAGCACCAGCACCagcatatttatatttaaatttaatttatttttgaaatcttgCATTCCCAACAAAACTCTTCGTCTTCCTAGCTTCGATGGACTGCCGAAGGTAGAGATGATAAGAATAGAGACTGCTGCTAGAGGGAGAAGAAGTGTCGGGAGAGAAGACTGCTGAAGGAGTGACCAAAGATTGAAGAGtaaaccttaagggggaaaCTGTTGTTTTCTTAAACTTGGTCTAAGGGgcaaattgttagtttttagggtttatgaagggaaagagaaataaaattttagtttatttttaatattacaagtaaaatgacaattttgtctttaaaactaataaaattaacaattcatGGATGAgtaaaatggttttttaaattaaaagatgaaaatttgataaaacaacaatttttgtgtaagaataagtcctttggcctatatttatcagtcaaattattttgagattttcatGGTATACCATTTATTATTGAAGTAGCATTGTTGACTTTATGTTGTAAGTAAAAtcaattttacatatatatatatatatataatatgccATTTTGGTAAATTTATTATAGAACGAGTgtttttataataacaaaattaaatgatcAGAAGTTGGAAAGAGCATTTTTAATTGATAACCAAATTATAATCAGTTTCAcgaaaaaagttttatttctgtTAGTTTCATATAATATATGCCAAAAGCTTTCCTTGGAAAGTCCAAACCAAAATTGGGCTCTTGGAATCAGACTTtgtctttttttccttttcattaatttattggtTAGCTTATTGTTGTTTTTGCCTTTTCTTTCTAATGTAGGCCTGAATCGAAACTTATAGAGacaattattgaatatattctGGAGAGATTGAATGATATGTCTTCTAGCAATAATAAGAACTTGGTTGGAGTAGCGATgaagatacaaaaaattatatctttattgtTTAATAACTCAAACAAAGTATGCAAGGTAGGACTTTGGGGTATGGGTGGTATAGGCAAGACGACACTTGCTATTGCAGTCTTCAATGAAATCTCAAGTCAGTTTGAAGCTTCGTATTTTATACCAAATATTAGGGAAGCATCAAATAAACATCAACTACATCATTTGCAAAAAGAACTTCTTTTTGCAATATTAGAGGATGCACATATCAATATAAGACTCACATTcgtaaaagaaaggcttggatgTAAAAGAgttcttattgtttttgatgatgtgacAAATTTGAAACAAGTAAGAGAATTGATTGGAGAtcttgaaaacttgggttatgGAAGTCGAATCATTATAACCACAAGAGATAAACAAGTGCTAAAAAATTGTGGATTGAATGATTCTCCCATATATGAGGTCGAAGGATTAGGTAGTGATGAATCCCTTCAACTATTTAAACAACACGCTTTCAGACAAAACCATCCAATTGATGAAGTTTACTTGAAAATTTCAGAAAGAGTAATAAGTTATACTAAAGGTTTGCCTTTAGCTCTTGAAATCTTAGGTTGCTTTCTACTTGGTAGAGAAAAATATGAATGGGAAAGTGCATtggatgaattaaaaaaatctccAAATGAGGTTATCCAAACGTTGCTTAAGATCAGTTATGATGGATTATCTGATAAAGAGAAGACTCtatttttagatattgcatGTTTCTTTAAAGGATGGGATAAATATTTAGTCGGTACCCTCGGTTCACATATTGGAGTATGTGTTCTTGTTGATAAAGCTCTTATAACTATTTCACACAACACCATAGGAATGCATGATTTGATTCAAGAAATGGGTTGGGAAATTATCCGACAAGAGCCTATCAATAAACTTGGCCAACGTAGTCAATTGTGGCATCATGATGATGTATATTCcgtattgaaaaaaaatatggtaaataTTCATAGAATTAACTtgcaatttatattttataatgtatgaGATATCTTGAAATATTTGAACTAGAAGAGTTCATGTAGTAATGGGTTTGGGGGGGTTTGGGAAGTATATCATgttataacattatttaattttgattgcaGGGAACTGATAAATTAAGAGGTATGCTCTTTAATATGGTTGAAATGAGAGAAATACACTTAAATCCTCATACTTTCTCAGAAATGGCTAATCTAAGATTCTTGATAGTGAATAACTTCGATTTGAGACACGATAATAAGGTTCATGGTTTTGACAACATTGAGTTTGATTTCTCAGAGTTAAGATGCCTCTGTTGGGATCATTCCCCCTTCCCATCACTGCCTTTGAAATTTGATCCTGATAACCTTGTTGTACTTAAGATGAAAAACAACAATCTTGAACAACTTTGGACGGGTATTAAGGTATatgtttatttcatttaaaaagtttcttttataaattttaaatattagaatttttttttaaattgtattggTCATTTCTTTTCTCTGTTACAGAATCTTGCTCATTTAAAATACATTGACCTAAGTTACTCAAAACATCTACTTAAAGTCCCAGATCTCTCAAAGGCTCAAAATCTAGAGTGCTTGATTCTAGAAGGCTGTACAAGTTTGTTTGAGATCACTACTCCTTCTCGGAATCTCAATAAACttgttaatttgaatctaagaaattgcaaaagccTTATCAGTCTTCCAAATGGCATCTGTAAGTCAAAGCTACTGAAATACCTTCGTATCTCTGGTTGTTCGAAACTTGAAAGATTGCCTGAGGACTTACGAAATTTAGAGAGCTTGGAAGTACTAGAAGCTATTGGAATATCTGTGAGAACTATCTTCAATTATGTCTGGTTGGCTAGTAA carries:
- the LOC123203460 gene encoding disease resistance protein RPV1-like — protein: MASSSSSSSQVKYDVFLSFRGEDTRDNFTSHLNAALCWRKIVTFIGGELVRGDEISPSLLNAIEGSKISIIIFSKGYASSTWCLQELVQILNCKRMFGQIVIPVFYHVNPSNVRKQSGTYGDAFRKHEVRYSKRKEILQIWRNALTEAANLSGFDSNSIRPESKLIETIIEYILERLNDMSSSNNKNLVGVAMKIQKIISLLFNNSNKVCKVGLWGMGGIGKTTLAIAVFNEISSQFEASYFIPNIREASNKHQLHHLQKELLFAILEDAHINIRLTFVKERLGCKRVLIVFDDVTNLKQVRELIGDLENLGYGSRIIITTRDKQVLKNCGLNDSPIYEVEGLGSDESLQLFKQHAFRQNHPIDEVYLKISERVISYTKGLPLALEILGCFLLGREKYEWESALDELKKSPNEVIQTLLKISYDGLSDKEKTLFLDIACFFKGWDKYLVGTLGSHIGVCVLVDKALITISHNTIGMHDLIQEMGWEIIRQEPINKLGQRSQLWHHDDVYSGTDKLRGMLFNMVEMREIHLNPHTFSEMANLRFLIVNNFDLRHDNKVHGFDNIEFDFSELRCLCWDHSPFPSLPLKFDPDNLVVLKMKNNNLEQLWTGIKNLAHLKYIDLSYSKHLLKVPDLSKAQNLECLILEGCTSLFEITTPSRNLNKLVNLNLRNCKSLISLPNGICKSKLLKYLRISGCSKLERLPEDLRNLESLEVLEAIGISVRTIFNYVCLTELPNDIDKLSLLEDLELEGNNFQSIPSNIMNLSKLQILNIRFCNRLQSLPKLPRNIEELRADGCKLLKALSDTFCLFKHENKGAGKPQGVMCFPGSDIPEWFNIQSSGSSIKLPQGLFNKKFLGLVFCVIVEVEDNYNLDNFLNVVYELQVKGVDVYITCDKKLLSLGPMYIKSDHVLLGYNCNSLDNELFELPCDKEAIISFNPKNNLEKFGVGDIMESRVKNIKKCGVRLLFTEEFEEPMKRSRCSIFDEEDPEEECNIHRYV